In Melospiza melodia melodia isolate bMelMel2 unplaced genomic scaffold, bMelMel2.pri scaffold_88, whole genome shotgun sequence, a single genomic region encodes these proteins:
- the LOC134414009 gene encoding olfactory receptor 14A16-like produces the protein MSNSSSISHFLLLALADTWQLQLLHFCLLLGISLTALLGNGLIISAVACGHHLHTPMFFFLLNLALSDLGSICTTVPKAMHNSLWDTRDISYKGCASQVFFLMFLISADFYLLTIMCYDRYVSICKPLHYGTLLGSRACAHMAAAAWASALLTALIHTANTFSLPLCHGNVLGQFFCEIPQILKLSCSRSNYRELVHIAVSSCLALCCFAFIVFSYVQVFRAVLRIPSEHGRHKAFSTCLPHLAVVSLFLSTAVFAHLKPSSMSSPSLDLALSVLYSVVPPALNPLIYSLRNQELKAAVWRLMTGWFQKQ, from the coding sequence atgtccaacagcagctccatcagccacttcctcctgctggcactggcagacacgtggcagctgcagctcctgcacttctgcctcttgctgggcatctccctgactgccctcctgggcaacggcctcatcatcagcgccgtagcctgcggccaccacctgcacacgcccatgttcttcttcctgctcaacctggccctcagcgacctgggatccatctgcaccactgtccccaaagccatgcacaattccctctgggacaccagggacatctcctacaaaggatgtgcttcCCAAGTCTTTTTCTTGATGTTTTTAATTTCAGCAGATTTTtaccttctgaccatcatgtgctatgaccgctacgtgtccatctgcaaacccctgcactatgggaccctcctgggcagcagagcttgtgcccacatggcagcagctgcctgggccagtgcccttctcactgctctcatccacacagccaatacattttctttgcccctgtgccatggcaatgtcctgggccagttcttctgtgaaatcccacagatcctcaagctctcctgctcacgttCAAACTACAGGGAACTTGTGCACATTGCAGTTAGTTCCTGTTTAGCACTTTGCTGTTTtgcgttcattgttttctcctatgtgcaggttttcagggctgtgctgaggatcccctctgagcatggacggcacaaagccttttccacctgcctccctcacctggccgtggtctctctgttcctcagcactgctgtgtttgctcacctgaagccctcctccatgtcctccccatccctggatctggccctgtcagttctgtactcagtggtgcctccagccctgaaccccctcatctacagcctgaggaaccaggagctcaaggctgcagtgtggagactgatgactggatggttccaGAAACAATAA